The proteins below come from a single Acidobacteriota bacterium genomic window:
- a CDS encoding cytidylate kinase-like family protein has protein sequence MIHPEHGTSLEQLVEQQMARWELASHQRKQLERPGRGKLGRIYFGPYLLISRDKGAGGHQVANMIGQKLGWQVFDRQIVDAIALRTRMRQQMVENLDEKTRGGLEEFIRNVLTREIGSTDYVLHLRQVLLTLGQQGDVVILGRGAEHILPGQFGLRVRLVAAFDVRTERIARAGGLEQQSARPLVEKVDRERKHFVHDQFQKDLRDPLNYDLVINTDALTVEGTAEIVLAALKQKLAVVQTFEPAM, from the coding sequence ATGATACACCCAGAGCATGGAACAAGCCTTGAACAGCTCGTTGAGCAGCAAATGGCACGCTGGGAATTGGCCAGCCATCAGCGAAAACAGCTCGAACGGCCGGGCCGAGGCAAACTGGGGCGAATCTACTTTGGGCCCTACCTACTGATCTCGCGCGATAAGGGAGCAGGAGGCCACCAGGTCGCAAACATGATTGGGCAGAAACTAGGCTGGCAGGTGTTTGACCGCCAGATTGTTGACGCCATTGCCCTGCGGACCCGGATGCGCCAGCAAATGGTGGAGAACCTCGACGAGAAAACGCGAGGTGGACTGGAGGAATTTATTCGCAATGTCCTGACTCGGGAAATCGGCTCAACGGATTACGTGCTCCACCTCCGGCAGGTCCTGCTGACACTGGGGCAGCAGGGTGACGTGGTGATACTCGGCCGGGGCGCTGAACACATTCTGCCTGGGCAGTTCGGACTTCGCGTCAGGTTGGTGGCCGCGTTTGATGTTCGAACCGAGCGTATTGCCAGGGCGGGCGGGCTGGAGCAGCAATCCGCGCGTCCACTCGTAGAGAAAGTTGATCGGGAACGAAAGCACTTTGTCCATGACCAGTTCCAGAAAGACTTGCGCGATCCCTTGAACTACGACCTGGTGATTAACACCGATGCCCTGACGGTAGAGGGGACTGCGGAAATTGTGCTGGCAGCACTCAAGCAGAAACTGGCGGTTGTACAAACGTTCGAGCCAGCAATGTAG
- a CDS encoding HPF/RaiA family ribosome-associated protein — protein MVLPLQITFRNLHSSEMVKGWIQEEANKLNEFYGKITSCRVVVELPNRRHKAGNLYHVRIDLTVPGGEMVVERQPGLRGLPGHIEIKPTKSLEVMAPHKDLRQAINDAFGAMQRRLQNYSRRRRHDVKVHNAPPTGRVIRLFPQGGYGFLEAVDGREIYFHKNSVLNDAFALLAIGSAVSFIEEKGDEGPQASNVKLVRRRTMPGERGSQIAA, from the coding sequence ATGGTCCTTCCACTCCAAATCACCTTTCGCAACCTGCACTCGTCAGAAATGGTAAAAGGATGGATCCAGGAAGAAGCCAACAAATTGAATGAATTTTACGGAAAGATTACCAGTTGCCGGGTGGTGGTAGAACTCCCCAACCGGCGCCACAAGGCAGGCAATCTGTACCACGTGAGGATTGATCTGACCGTACCCGGAGGAGAGATGGTTGTGGAACGGCAGCCTGGTCTCCGAGGACTGCCTGGCCACATTGAGATAAAGCCTACAAAAAGCCTGGAAGTCATGGCGCCGCATAAAGACCTCCGCCAGGCGATCAATGATGCCTTTGGGGCCATGCAACGTCGGCTGCAGAATTACTCCAGGCGCCGGCGCCATGATGTGAAGGTCCATAACGCGCCCCCGACAGGGCGGGTTATCAGGCTGTTTCCTCAGGGCGGGTATGGTTTTCTTGAAGCCGTGGACGGGCGCGAGATATATTTCCACAAAAACAGTGTTCTAAATGATGCCTTTGCCCTTCTGGCTATTGGATCGGCGGTCAGCTTCATTGAGGAAAAAGGTGATGAGGGACCCCAGGCCAGCAACGTGAAGCTGGTTCGGCGCAGGACTATGCCGGGAGAGCGTGGATCACAGATAGCCGCCTGA